The proteins below are encoded in one region of Aquisphaera giovannonii:
- a CDS encoding ABC transporter permease: MTPPDAPAATADPAPMPDATVTDPDAVSAPPRRGPAAAVRKYARILRVSLVERMTYRADFLIGTVLRFLPLITTILLWRAIYEGAGRDNLAGYKYREMIAYLLLTNISRMFSSMPGLAAGIAREVREGTLKRYLIQPVDMIGYLLSYRVAHKLAYITMSFLPYGLLFYICRGYFDGFPGPATMLAYLASLVLAFLVGFYFEAAVGMVGFWFLEVTSLLYIVMTLNFFISGHMLPLDLLPQPWAGILKALPFQYMAYFPAVVFLRKVTGWELASHLLLELAWAVGFMLLCRALYRMGLRRYSAYGG, encoded by the coding sequence ATGACGCCGCCTGACGCCCCCGCCGCGACCGCGGACCCCGCGCCGATGCCCGACGCGACGGTGACGGACCCCGACGCCGTCTCCGCCCCGCCGCGCCGGGGGCCCGCCGCGGCGGTCCGCAAGTACGCTCGGATCCTCCGCGTCTCGCTGGTCGAGCGGATGACCTACCGGGCCGACTTCCTGATCGGGACGGTGCTCCGCTTCCTCCCCCTCATCACGACGATCCTCCTCTGGAGGGCCATCTACGAGGGGGCGGGCCGGGACAACCTCGCCGGCTACAAGTATCGGGAGATGATCGCCTACCTGCTGCTGACGAACATCAGCCGGATGTTCTCCAGCATGCCGGGGCTCGCCGCCGGGATCGCCCGGGAGGTCCGCGAGGGGACGCTCAAGCGATACCTGATCCAGCCGGTGGACATGATCGGCTACCTGCTGTCGTACCGCGTCGCCCACAAGCTCGCCTATATCACGATGTCTTTCCTGCCTTATGGGCTGCTCTTCTACATCTGCCGCGGGTACTTCGACGGATTCCCGGGCCCGGCGACGATGCTGGCGTACCTGGCCTCGCTGGTCCTCGCGTTCCTCGTCGGGTTCTACTTCGAGGCGGCGGTGGGGATGGTCGGCTTCTGGTTCCTGGAGGTGACGTCGCTGCTGTACATCGTGATGACGCTCAACTTCTTCATCTCCGGGCACATGCTCCCGCTGGACCTGCTGCCGCAGCCCTGGGCCGGCATCCTCAAGGCGCTGCCGTTCCAGTACATGGCCTACTTCCCGGCCGTCGTCTTCCTGCGGAAGGTGACCGGGTGGGAGCTCGCGTCGCACCTGCTGCTGGAGCTGGCCTGGGCGGTCGGGTTCATGCTCCTCTGCCGGGCGCTCTACCGGATGGGCCTGAGGCGCTACAGCGCCTACGGAGGTTGA
- a CDS encoding hybrid sensor histidine kinase/response regulator, with the protein MTPAAGGLASLAGHLDDLADRLQPALAAEAGAADLRAIREFLSDLSEEARRRARVGLGRALARVGVLTELWECRAGEPGDAAGEIGLFCIRALARLAREEAGGGDGEAVAAWVLDQSSSNWGDYLGLLEGDAASPAGEADPLAEPEAEFVGPEPDEPPAIDAQALLRLFGVATATAPETHREGGPPAEPAPPPPRPILDRGPGRFGASGTYEPPRGTDRQGPPGPAGASPSRCGSASPVGKARLPEKDAQAIVIPPLPRGIDLDDEIREAFLADATDLFERIESLVLDVGRGAGSPDSLRELGRCFHTLKGASGSVGLTDLAALVHELEEHLESARGPLPPGLIDALHQILVYLEGILGLLRGGEAPAPATENAATAAEPPSEIHAAAVVPTAAAAGGSPSGDGQEGPIRLASGRLDELMDVASELIARRRSWMSQAESLKAVAAMARGLRGRMHACLDRLHEAGLGREEGTPGAVGPRGSRVDVPGQLLKLGELDDDLAVMADTAMAAAAPLADHGDALGRLTMQLWDELQSIRIVPVRGLFQRLARVAIDAARVEGRRVDVVMAGEQMGLDRAVQDRAYEPLLHVVRNAVGHGVEPPDERARAGKPAAGRITLEARREGNSLAISVQDDGRGLDHAAIEAKAQRLGLIPPGEAATAERLNELIFHSGFSTRDAANAISGRGVGMDVVAREVGLLRGTIELRTERGRGTRMTVRLPARLALETVMLARVDGQAFAIPVAQIEHAQPVEPGELGGARFPFRDAEIPLADARAVLGVADTPAPAWPKLLVVRSAGGPVALVVDAIEGTEELVIRPLNALLAGHPLISGTSVSASGEVISVLNLAGLHAEANAGPAEPGPGPDGRAPAKGAGCSVLVVDDSISVRRVMARQLRALGLAVDEVSDGQEALGRLRDGSYGLVVTDLEMPRLDGLGLLAEMRRLPPLAATPVIVASTKADAETRQRARSLGAGAFLPKPVDPAALAQAVGGLVPPAARAAGLEGVRTAEEPWKAR; encoded by the coding sequence ATGACCCCGGCCGCGGGTGGCCTGGCCTCGCTCGCGGGGCACCTCGACGACCTGGCCGACCGGCTCCAGCCGGCATTGGCGGCGGAGGCGGGGGCGGCGGACCTGCGGGCCATCCGGGAGTTCCTCTCCGACCTCTCGGAGGAGGCCCGCCGTCGGGCCCGCGTCGGCCTGGGCCGCGCGCTCGCCCGCGTCGGCGTGCTCACCGAGCTCTGGGAATGCCGCGCGGGCGAGCCTGGCGACGCGGCCGGCGAGATCGGCCTCTTCTGCATCAGGGCCCTCGCCCGGCTCGCCCGAGAGGAAGCCGGCGGGGGAGATGGCGAGGCCGTCGCGGCCTGGGTCCTCGACCAGTCCTCCTCCAACTGGGGCGATTACCTCGGGCTGCTCGAGGGCGACGCCGCATCGCCGGCGGGCGAGGCGGACCCGCTCGCGGAGCCAGAGGCCGAATTCGTCGGACCCGAGCCCGACGAGCCGCCAGCCATCGACGCCCAGGCCCTGCTCCGACTCTTCGGCGTCGCGACCGCGACCGCGCCGGAGACGCACCGTGAGGGCGGGCCTCCCGCCGAGCCGGCGCCGCCGCCACCCAGGCCGATCCTCGATCGCGGCCCGGGCCGATTCGGTGCCTCCGGCACGTATGAGCCTCCTCGAGGGACGGATCGCCAGGGCCCGCCCGGCCCGGCGGGAGCCTCGCCCTCCCGGTGCGGCTCCGCCTCTCCTGTGGGTAAGGCGAGGCTCCCCGAGAAGGACGCCCAGGCGATCGTCATCCCCCCCCTGCCCCGCGGCATCGACCTGGATGACGAGATCCGCGAGGCCTTCCTCGCCGACGCCACCGACCTCTTCGAGCGGATCGAGTCGCTCGTCCTCGACGTCGGCCGGGGTGCGGGCTCGCCGGATTCGCTCCGCGAGCTGGGCCGGTGCTTCCACACGCTCAAGGGGGCATCCGGGAGCGTCGGCCTGACGGATCTCGCGGCCCTGGTCCACGAGCTCGAGGAGCATCTCGAATCGGCCCGAGGCCCTCTCCCGCCGGGGCTGATCGACGCCCTCCACCAGATACTGGTCTACCTCGAAGGGATCCTCGGGCTGCTCCGCGGGGGCGAGGCACCGGCGCCGGCGACCGAGAACGCCGCGACGGCCGCCGAGCCCCCGTCGGAGATCCACGCCGCGGCCGTGGTACCCACGGCCGCGGCGGCGGGGGGCTCGCCATCCGGCGACGGCCAGGAGGGGCCGATCCGGCTCGCGTCCGGGCGGCTCGACGAGTTGATGGACGTCGCCTCCGAGCTGATCGCCCGGCGCCGCTCCTGGATGAGCCAGGCGGAGTCGCTGAAGGCGGTCGCGGCGATGGCGAGGGGCCTGCGGGGCCGGATGCACGCCTGCCTGGACCGGCTGCACGAGGCCGGCCTGGGCCGCGAGGAGGGGACGCCGGGCGCCGTCGGCCCCAGGGGCAGCCGCGTGGACGTCCCCGGCCAGCTCCTCAAGCTCGGAGAGCTGGACGACGACCTCGCGGTCATGGCCGACACCGCCATGGCCGCCGCCGCGCCGCTGGCCGACCACGGCGATGCGCTCGGCCGGCTCACCATGCAGCTCTGGGACGAGCTCCAGTCGATCCGGATCGTCCCGGTCCGCGGCCTCTTCCAGCGGCTCGCCCGCGTGGCGATCGACGCGGCGAGGGTCGAGGGGCGGCGGGTTGACGTCGTCATGGCGGGCGAGCAGATGGGCCTCGACCGCGCGGTCCAGGACAGGGCGTACGAGCCGCTCCTGCACGTCGTCCGCAACGCGGTCGGGCACGGCGTCGAGCCGCCCGACGAACGCGCCCGCGCCGGCAAGCCGGCCGCGGGGAGGATCACGCTGGAGGCCCGCCGCGAGGGGAACAGCCTGGCGATCTCGGTGCAGGACGACGGCCGCGGCCTCGACCACGCGGCGATCGAGGCCAAGGCGCAGCGGCTGGGCCTGATCCCGCCGGGCGAGGCGGCCACGGCCGAACGGCTCAATGAGCTGATCTTCCACTCGGGCTTCTCCACGAGGGACGCGGCCAATGCCATCTCCGGCCGGGGCGTGGGCATGGACGTCGTCGCCCGCGAGGTCGGGCTGCTCCGCGGCACGATCGAGCTGAGGACCGAGCGCGGCCGGGGCACGCGGATGACCGTCCGCCTGCCGGCCCGCCTGGCGCTGGAGACGGTGATGCTCGCCCGGGTGGACGGCCAGGCCTTCGCCATCCCCGTCGCGCAGATCGAGCACGCGCAGCCCGTCGAGCCGGGGGAGCTCGGCGGGGCCCGATTCCCGTTCCGGGACGCCGAGATCCCCCTGGCGGACGCCCGCGCGGTCCTCGGCGTCGCCGACACGCCCGCGCCGGCGTGGCCTAAGCTTCTTGTGGTCCGGTCGGCGGGCGGGCCGGTCGCGCTCGTCGTGGACGCCATCGAGGGGACCGAGGAGCTGGTGATCAGGCCGCTGAACGCACTCCTGGCCGGCCACCCGCTGATCTCGGGGACGAGCGTCTCCGCGAGCGGGGAGGTCATCTCCGTGCTGAACCTCGCCGGCCTCCACGCCGAGGCGAACGCCGGGCCCGCCGAGCCGGGGCCCGGGCCCGACGGCCGGGCCCCCGCGAAGGGGGCCGGCTGCTCGGTGCTGGTGGTCGATGACTCGATCAGCGTCCGGCGCGTGATGGCGAGGCAGCTCAGGGCCCTCGGGCTGGCGGTCGACGAGGTGTCCGACGGGCAGGAGGCTCTGGGCCGGCTCCGCGACGGCTCGTACGGCCTGGTCGTGACCGACCTGGAGATGCCCCGGCTCGACGGCCTCGGCCTGCTCGCGGAGATGCGCCGGCTCCCCCCGCTGGCGGCGACCCCGGTGATCGTCGCCAGCACGAAGGCCGACGCGGAGACCCGGCAGAGGGCCCGCTCGCTCGGCGCGGGGGCGTTCCTGCCCAAGCCCGTCGACCCCGCGGCGCTCGCGCAGGCCGTGGGGGGCCTGGTCCCGCCGGCCGCGAGGGCCGCCGGCCTCGAAGGCGTTCGCACCGCGGAGGAGCCATGGAAAGCCCGCTGA
- a CDS encoding GAP1-N2 domain-containing protein: MWAEHAIFTSILRQGRGGYHLVARSPGLLDDEARAISRWSPSHGSLLLDADNPAGVSFYPLPGGRFALARSCEGPPEYSGRGGRQLYTHTMVLDEAGLRSVGWQPLAVYHNALAVGALLYEPSPPTSLRPLRLPDLHIPLGTSDWEARAAERRLPDLKPLRERLLAGRAVQVAHEGDRMALAECLLGTLPPAAVGNVSFAASLRPSTVRPFLLSIVAPDALANGAAHAGAAGASSTR, encoded by the coding sequence ATGTGGGCCGAGCACGCGATCTTCACGTCGATCCTGCGCCAGGGGCGAGGGGGCTACCACCTGGTCGCCCGATCGCCGGGCCTCCTCGACGACGAGGCGAGGGCGATCTCCCGCTGGTCGCCCTCGCACGGCTCCCTGCTGCTCGACGCGGACAACCCCGCGGGCGTCAGCTTCTACCCCCTGCCCGGCGGCCGGTTCGCGCTCGCGAGGAGCTGCGAAGGGCCGCCGGAGTACAGCGGCCGCGGCGGCCGCCAGCTCTATACCCACACGATGGTGCTGGACGAGGCGGGCCTGCGATCGGTCGGCTGGCAGCCCCTCGCGGTGTATCACAACGCGCTCGCGGTGGGCGCGCTGCTCTACGAGCCCAGCCCGCCGACCTCGCTCCGCCCGCTGCGGCTCCCGGACCTGCACATCCCGCTCGGCACGTCCGACTGGGAGGCCCGCGCGGCCGAGCGTCGCCTCCCCGACCTGAAGCCGCTCCGCGAGCGTCTCCTGGCCGGACGCGCGGTACAGGTCGCGCACGAAGGCGACCGCATGGCCCTCGCCGAATGCCTCCTGGGGACGCTCCCCCCGGCGGCGGTCGGCAACGTCAGCTTCGCCGCGAGCCTCCGGCCCTCCACCGTCCGGCCGTTCCTGCTCTCGATCGTCGCCCCCGACGCCCTCGCCAACGGGGCCGCCCACGCCGGGGCGGCCGGGGCGTCATCGACTCGGTGA
- a CDS encoding ABC transporter ATP-binding protein: MAIIEADGLTKTYRVFQKREGVLGAIRGLYRREYREVRAVDEVRFRIEPGEMVAFLGPNGAGKTTTLKMLSGLVYPSGGDARVLGFVPWERTDAFRRQFALVMGQKNQLWWDLPAADSFQLHREIYSIPADQFRKTLGELTEILDVGKLTRQAVRELSLGERMKMELIAALLHSPRLLLLDEPTIGLDVVAQGAIQKCLLDYHESRGVTMLLTSHYMRDVEALCDRVLVINQGRVVYDGDLSGIIEKFGERKLVKLQFAGPAPEGLEQFGEVVRREGPFAEIKVDRSAVAAMLGAVLDRHEIADVSVEDPPLEEVIARVFEEAKLSHDAA, translated from the coding sequence ATGGCGATCATCGAGGCGGACGGGCTGACGAAGACCTACCGGGTCTTCCAGAAGCGCGAGGGGGTCCTCGGGGCGATCCGGGGGCTCTATCGCCGGGAATACCGGGAGGTCCGGGCCGTCGACGAGGTCCGCTTCCGGATCGAGCCCGGCGAGATGGTGGCCTTCCTGGGCCCCAACGGCGCGGGGAAGACGACGACGCTGAAGATGCTCTCCGGCCTGGTCTATCCCTCGGGCGGGGACGCCCGCGTGCTCGGCTTCGTCCCGTGGGAGCGGACCGACGCCTTCCGCCGCCAGTTCGCCCTGGTGATGGGCCAGAAGAACCAGCTCTGGTGGGACCTCCCCGCCGCCGACAGCTTCCAGCTGCACCGGGAGATCTACTCCATCCCGGCCGACCAGTTCCGCAAGACCCTGGGCGAGCTCACCGAGATCCTCGACGTGGGGAAGCTCACCCGCCAGGCGGTCCGCGAGCTGTCGCTGGGCGAGCGGATGAAGATGGAGCTGATCGCCGCCCTGCTGCACAGCCCGCGGCTGTTGCTGCTGGACGAGCCGACCATCGGCCTGGACGTCGTGGCCCAGGGCGCCATCCAGAAATGCCTGCTCGACTATCACGAGAGCCGCGGCGTGACGATGCTCCTGACGAGCCACTACATGCGGGACGTGGAGGCGCTCTGCGACCGCGTGCTCGTCATCAACCAGGGGCGGGTCGTCTACGACGGGGACCTCTCCGGGATCATCGAGAAGTTCGGCGAGCGGAAGCTCGTCAAGCTCCAGTTCGCCGGCCCCGCGCCGGAGGGCCTGGAGCAGTTCGGCGAGGTCGTCCGCCGCGAGGGCCCGTTCGCCGAGATCAAGGTGGACCGCTCGGCGGTGGCGGCGATGCTCGGCGCGGTGCTCGACCGCCACGAGATCGCGGACGTGAGCGTGGAGGATCCCCCGCTCGAGGAGGTCATCGCCCGGGTCTTCGAGGAGGCGAAGCTCTCGCATGACGCCGCCTGA
- a CDS encoding TRAFAC clade GTPase domain-containing protein translates to MTGRPYLTEYNRPHSDQGCPLCGGHVYEGEPCGACFLPYKVIESIRSRLAAPRFVVVLGPTGVGKTVYLGMLLDLLSRGAGGLRGLSRSPFSLALHRNLILALERQRFPEKTPVETDRWHWLHCEILPAKGRAAVDIVAPDVAGEAVSEEMESPGSQKTIRALMGRCAGVVLLMDLVEVVADGRAQELFAMQLVSYLDALRPGRKKGRKVDLPVAIVFTKADLLDDGIADPVAFARGNVPGLYGQCEARLGRFSFYASGVAGSTAKLLDDSGAERLVPLRVEPRGIVEPFAWMVGQLGG, encoded by the coding sequence ATGACCGGCCGGCCGTACCTCACGGAATACAATCGCCCGCACAGCGACCAGGGCTGCCCGCTCTGCGGCGGCCACGTCTACGAGGGGGAGCCCTGCGGGGCGTGCTTCCTGCCGTACAAGGTCATCGAGTCGATCCGGTCGCGGCTCGCCGCGCCCCGGTTCGTCGTGGTGCTCGGGCCGACGGGCGTGGGCAAGACCGTGTACCTGGGCATGCTCCTGGACCTGCTCTCCCGGGGCGCGGGGGGCCTCCGCGGGCTCTCGCGGAGCCCGTTCTCGCTGGCCCTCCACCGCAACCTGATCCTCGCCCTGGAGCGGCAGCGGTTCCCGGAGAAGACGCCCGTGGAGACCGACCGCTGGCATTGGCTCCACTGCGAGATCCTCCCGGCGAAGGGCCGGGCCGCCGTGGACATCGTCGCGCCGGACGTCGCCGGCGAGGCGGTCTCCGAGGAGATGGAGAGCCCCGGCAGCCAGAAGACCATCCGCGCGCTGATGGGCCGTTGCGCCGGGGTCGTCCTGCTGATGGACCTCGTCGAGGTCGTCGCCGACGGCCGGGCCCAGGAGCTCTTCGCGATGCAGCTCGTCAGCTACCTCGACGCGCTACGGCCGGGCCGGAAGAAGGGCCGCAAGGTGGACCTGCCCGTGGCCATCGTCTTCACGAAGGCCGACCTCCTGGACGACGGGATCGCCGACCCCGTCGCGTTCGCCCGCGGGAACGTACCCGGCCTGTACGGCCAGTGCGAGGCGCGCCTGGGGCGGTTCTCGTTCTACGCCTCCGGCGTGGCCGGCTCGACGGCGAAGCTCCTGGACGACTCCGGGGCGGAGAGGCTCGTCCCGCTCCGCGTCGAGCCCCGGGGCATCGTCGAGCCGTTCGCCTGGATGGTCGGCCAGCTCGGCGGCTGA
- a CDS encoding formylglycine-generating enzyme family protein, which produces MRSESSVIDRLEGHPGGAARRPPGGPASPRPPRPGLGSRLLGWLSPRAGRAASRAEAEGAAPRGTEGTRGMAGRLIAEDRYAFVLLAEAVGRVAEQDAAAAWKALGSQMAMVPAGSVPAVLCDGGVAELELGGFFMDRHAVTNRQYQRFVQARGYDDLEIWPREVWPSVARLVDRAGRPGPRDWEGGRFPAGRADHPVAGICWYEAVAYARWVGKRLPTAAEWQKACGWPEHLGGGTCNRYPWGNAFDPSRANLAPSGQGRTAPVGDFPSGATPNGIYQMTGNVWEWLDDPLEAIPCGPGEAFRPWKPMRRILGGAFDTYLPGEAACQFVTGQGELDRRDNIGFRCVLPLDQLRPLP; this is translated from the coding sequence ATGCGTTCGGAATCCTCGGTGATCGACCGCCTCGAGGGCCACCCCGGCGGCGCCGCGCGCCGCCCGCCCGGGGGCCCGGCCTCGCCCCGCCCGCCGCGGCCGGGGCTCGGCTCGAGGCTGCTCGGCTGGCTATCGCCGCGGGCCGGCCGCGCGGCCTCGCGCGCCGAGGCGGAGGGCGCGGCCCCGCGCGGCACGGAGGGGACGCGGGGCATGGCGGGCCGGCTCATCGCGGAGGACCGCTACGCCTTCGTCCTCCTCGCGGAGGCGGTCGGCCGGGTGGCCGAGCAGGACGCGGCGGCCGCGTGGAAGGCGCTCGGGTCGCAGATGGCCATGGTCCCGGCCGGGAGCGTGCCGGCGGTCCTCTGCGACGGCGGGGTGGCGGAGCTTGAGCTCGGCGGCTTCTTCATGGACCGGCACGCGGTGACGAACCGCCAGTACCAGCGGTTCGTGCAGGCGAGGGGCTACGACGACCTGGAGATCTGGCCGCGGGAAGTCTGGCCGAGCGTCGCCCGGCTCGTGGACCGGGCGGGCCGCCCCGGGCCCCGCGACTGGGAGGGCGGCAGGTTCCCGGCAGGCCGGGCGGACCATCCCGTCGCCGGCATCTGCTGGTACGAGGCCGTCGCCTACGCGCGATGGGTCGGCAAGCGGCTGCCCACCGCCGCGGAGTGGCAGAAGGCCTGCGGCTGGCCGGAGCACCTGGGCGGCGGCACCTGCAACCGCTACCCCTGGGGGAACGCGTTCGATCCCTCCCGCGCCAACCTCGCGCCGAGCGGCCAGGGTCGCACGGCGCCCGTGGGGGACTTCCCCTCCGGCGCCACGCCCAACGGCATCTACCAGATGACCGGCAACGTCTGGGAGTGGCTCGACGACCCGCTGGAGGCCATCCCCTGCGGCCCCGGCGAGGCCTTCCGCCCCTGGAAGCCGATGCGGCGGATCCTCGGCGGGGCCTTCGACACCTACCTGCCCGGCGAGGCCGCCTGCCAGTTCGTCACCGGCCAGGGGGAGCTCGACCGCCGCGACAACATCGGCTTCCGCTGCGTGCTGCCCCTGGACCAGCTCCGCCCACTGCCCTGA
- a CDS encoding ABC transporter permease, with the protein MLASLSKYLRMFGHLARYTLTRELSMRGNFLVKVSVEVIWLGIMVAFYRTVFARTSYVASWSESEYFFFVGCYFALNGLIETLFLENCNEFAELVRTGDLDFLLLRPIDEQFLISFRRVDWGTFPNILMGAVLMGIALVQKGWTFDPARVAAFFVTFAAGTVIAYSCMLVLTSLSVWLVRNQSLMEMWWLFTSLARYPREIYKGPWAAALGDVFTFLIPILLVSNVPANVMVRVLDPAMVALTVVSSILLLWFSRAFFQHALRSYRSASS; encoded by the coding sequence GTGCTCGCGAGCCTGTCCAAGTACCTGAGGATGTTCGGGCACCTGGCCCGCTACACGCTCACCCGCGAGCTCTCGATGCGGGGGAACTTCCTGGTCAAGGTCTCCGTGGAGGTGATCTGGCTGGGGATCATGGTGGCCTTCTACCGGACGGTCTTCGCGCGGACGAGCTACGTGGCGAGCTGGTCGGAGTCCGAGTACTTCTTCTTCGTCGGCTGCTACTTCGCGCTCAACGGCCTGATCGAGACCCTTTTCCTGGAGAACTGCAACGAGTTCGCCGAGCTCGTGCGGACCGGGGACCTGGACTTCCTGCTGCTCCGCCCGATCGACGAGCAGTTCCTGATCAGCTTCCGCCGGGTGGACTGGGGCACGTTCCCCAACATCCTGATGGGCGCCGTGCTCATGGGTATCGCCCTGGTGCAGAAGGGCTGGACCTTCGACCCGGCCCGCGTCGCGGCCTTCTTCGTCACGTTCGCCGCGGGGACGGTGATCGCGTATAGCTGCATGCTCGTGCTGACGTCGCTCTCCGTCTGGCTGGTGCGGAACCAGAGCCTGATGGAGATGTGGTGGCTGTTCACGAGCCTGGCCCGCTACCCCCGCGAGATCTACAAGGGGCCGTGGGCCGCCGCGCTCGGCGACGTGTTCACGTTCCTCATCCCGATCCTGCTGGTGTCGAACGTCCCGGCCAACGTGATGGTGCGGGTCCTCGACCCCGCGATGGTCGCCCTCACGGTCGTCTCCTCCATCCTCCTCCTCTGGTTCAGCCGGGCCTTCTTCCAGCACGCCCTGCGGTCCTACCGCAGCGCCAGCAGTTGA
- a CDS encoding response regulator, protein MESPLILVIDDSLTIRKMVECHLSQAGYRVIMAAAAEPGLEMARADRPDLILLDHQLPGTTGDEVCRALLAREETAAIPVVISSALRNRAFAQYTEFTNVVDQIPKPFTPELLRSGVANALQTGAMVVQAQRTGCAMPEAVGEARDATLEGTTAAFPLRAVLDFLNHARQSGRLTVEAGRDRIRFAVSGGRVQAVYSTTVGPEAVEAALPAELADLAPLLALTLGEQQDPSMSGLVRMLERSLSDPRRLRALLRCQAAALTYRAIEGEPGPFAFEPDAPLPPMFQAMPLQTSVAALIVEGVRACGEPLDADEWGRLAFARQAARGGSTDRTGLSNGDVRVLTLLDGSRPLREVAEQAGMGLPDVAATVRGFELAGMVERRTLGAGESILAFDEDPEAAALIQRVLGPEGADQRVKVVRDRVAAQLLLRRQSFNLVILPLDRPEHEAFFRLCKQQCPPGTRFIGIASIEDESELARLDAMGLDGVLHRPLNEADLTATVKHLLTHAPGSMAGVA, encoded by the coding sequence ATGGAAAGCCCGCTGATACTCGTGATCGACGACAGCCTGACGATCCGCAAGATGGTCGAGTGCCACCTCTCGCAGGCCGGCTACCGCGTCATCATGGCCGCGGCGGCCGAGCCGGGCCTCGAGATGGCCAGGGCCGATCGCCCCGACCTGATCCTGCTGGATCACCAGCTCCCCGGCACGACCGGCGACGAGGTCTGCCGGGCGCTGCTGGCGCGGGAGGAGACCGCGGCGATCCCCGTGGTGATCAGCTCGGCCCTGCGGAACCGGGCGTTCGCGCAGTACACCGAGTTCACCAACGTGGTCGACCAGATCCCCAAGCCGTTCACGCCGGAGCTGCTCCGGAGCGGCGTGGCGAACGCGCTGCAGACCGGGGCGATGGTCGTGCAGGCCCAGCGGACCGGCTGCGCCATGCCCGAGGCGGTCGGCGAGGCCCGCGACGCCACGCTGGAGGGGACCACCGCGGCCTTCCCCCTCCGCGCCGTGCTCGACTTCCTGAACCACGCCCGCCAGTCCGGCCGACTCACGGTCGAGGCCGGCCGCGACCGGATCCGCTTCGCGGTCTCCGGCGGCCGGGTGCAGGCCGTCTACTCCACGACGGTCGGGCCGGAGGCCGTCGAGGCCGCCCTGCCGGCCGAGCTGGCCGACCTCGCCCCGCTGCTGGCCCTCACGCTCGGCGAGCAGCAGGATCCCTCGATGTCCGGCCTGGTCCGGATGCTCGAGCGGAGCCTCTCCGACCCGCGACGGCTCCGCGCCCTGCTCCGGTGCCAGGCGGCCGCGCTGACGTACCGGGCGATCGAGGGCGAGCCGGGGCCGTTCGCCTTCGAGCCGGATGCGCCCCTGCCGCCGATGTTCCAGGCGATGCCGCTTCAGACGAGCGTCGCGGCCCTGATCGTCGAGGGCGTGCGGGCGTGCGGCGAGCCCCTCGACGCCGACGAGTGGGGCCGCCTCGCGTTCGCCCGCCAGGCCGCCCGCGGCGGCAGCACGGACCGCACGGGGCTGTCCAACGGCGACGTCAGGGTCCTCACGCTCCTCGACGGGAGCCGCCCCCTGCGGGAGGTCGCGGAGCAGGCCGGCATGGGGCTGCCCGACGTCGCGGCGACGGTCCGCGGCTTCGAGCTCGCCGGGATGGTCGAGCGGCGGACGCTCGGCGCGGGCGAGTCCATCCTGGCGTTCGACGAGGACCCCGAGGCGGCGGCGCTGATCCAGCGGGTGCTCGGGCCGGAGGGGGCCGACCAGCGGGTGAAGGTCGTCCGGGACCGAGTCGCCGCGCAGCTCCTGCTCCGCCGCCAGTCGTTCAACCTGGTGATCCTGCCCCTGGACCGGCCGGAGCACGAGGCCTTCTTCCGGCTCTGCAAGCAGCAGTGCCCCCCGGGCACGCGGTTCATCGGCATCGCGAGCATCGAGGACGAGTCCGAGCTGGCCCGCCTCGACGCGATGGGCCTGGACGGGGTCCTCCACCGGCCGCTGAACGAGGCGGACCTGACCGCGACCGTGAAGCACCTGCTGACGCACGCCCCGGGTTCCATGGCGGGGGTGGCCTGA